From the genome of Streptomyces sp. WZ-12:
CGCCATGCGGCCCGGCTCGCGGACCCGCCTGTGCCACCGGCTGATCGCCCACCCGGCGGGCAAGGGTAAGCGCCGCAGCATGAGCGAGCGCGACTTCATCGCGCTGATCGACGGCGCCCATCAGCTCGTCAAGGCACCGATCGTCCTGGTGTGGGACCGGCTGAACACGCATGTCTCCCGCAGGATGCGGAAGTTGATCGACGAACGGGAATGGCTGACGGTATTCCTGCTGCCGGCCTACTCACCCGATCTGAACCCGGTCGAGTGGGTGTGGGCACACGTCAAACGCAGCCTGGCCAACCTCGCCGTCGTGGCCCTGGACCGCCTCGAGGCACTCGTCCGCAACCGGCTCAAGCGCCTCCAGTACCGGCCCGACACCCTCGACGGCTTCATCGCCGGAACCGGCCTCACCCTCGATGACCCAACATCACCCTGACGAGCCGAGGTCAGTAGCCATGAGGTGCACCCAGTCGGGCTTGTCCCGACGTCCGGGCCGGTTGAGGTCGGCGAGCTTGCGGACGTGGTGGACCTCAAGATTCGTCCGGGCTTCGCAGATCTCGCAGCACTCGGCGATGAGCCGGTGGATCAGCTCGTTTCGCTTCGCACTGGCCATGACCGGCCGCCTGTCGGTGAGGACGGCCTTGCGCTGTCGTTTGAGCGGTATCCCGCCGAAGCGGGCGACCAGCGGTTTCCTCCCCCGGTCGCGTAGAACGGTGACGGTCAGACAGGTTCGCGGTCCCTCAGGTGTCTCGACGATGCTCTTGTACTTCCGAGCCATCTTCGTGACCGTCGACCGGTGCTTCCCGGCCAGCGTCTTCAGCAGCGAGGTCTCCATGACCCACTGGAGCCTGCCCAGGCGGAACACGTCCTGGGCAAGAAGGTAGTACTGGACCAAACCCCGGTACTCGGCTTGGTACTTCGCGACGATCGTGAAGTCCTCGTCGTGAAGCAGCATGCCGCGTTGCGCCGGTTGCCCCTTGCTCATGTAGAGCGCGCGCTTCTGCCTGATCACCTGCCGTGGCACGAACAGGCCGATCGCTCCGTTGACCGCCCGACGGTTCCGGGTGATCTTCGTGTCGGAGTGCTGGGCCCGGATCTCATAGCCGAGGAAGTGCGCCGCCTGGCTGGTGGCGTGGGTGATCACGGTCTTGGACTCGGAAAGTGTCGGCGCTCACGAAATCGACCCGTTGAGGCGGGATTCGCTCACGTAATTGACCCACTCGCTGCTCGTCATGACCCGGTGGCGCGCTCGTGATGTTCGTCGTGGATACGGCGAGCGTTCGGCTGCAGTTGTGAAGATCCTTCCTCTTCCCTGTCCAAGATCCTTTCCCAGCGGCCCTGGTAGCTGGGGAGCGGATGGCGAGGAGGACGTTCCACGTGGTCGATATAACCGAGATCCTGGTGCACTGGTATGCCGGGCGGTCTCAGCATGATGTCGCGGGCTCGTTGGGCGTGGCCCGCGGGACGATCCGCCGGTACGTGGAGCCGGCGATTGCGGCCGGGTTCGTGCCCGGTGTGAGGTTCCCCCGAGATGCGGAGGATGGTGACAGAGGGTCAGATGGTTCTCATGAGAGGAACATCGACCATGGCTGCCCCCAGGAAGTACTCGCTGGAGTTGCGCGAGCGTGCGGTGTGGATGTACCGGACCTCCGACCCGAAGCCCCAGATCAAGCGACTGGCTATCGAGCTCGGCGTGCATCCCGAGGCCCTGCGCGGCTGGATCCGGCAGGCCGAGGCCGATGCCGGCGAGCGGGACGACCGGCTGACCAGCGACGAACGCGTCGAACTCGCCGCGCTTCGCAAGGAGAACGCCCAGCTCAAGCGCGCGAACGAAGTTCTGCGGACGGCCTCGGCTTTTTTCGCGGCGCAACTCGACCCGACCCGGCCCAGGTGACGGGGCTCCTCGACGAGCACCCTGACCTGGGAGTCGAGTGCGTCCTGCGGGAACTGCACATCGCCTCCTCCACCTACTACCGCTGGCGCCGCGCCGAGAAGCAGCCGTGCGAGCGGCGGCGTCGCGACGTCGAGCTGACCGAGCGGATCAAGGAGATCCACACCGAGTCCGGCGGGATCTACGGCTCTCCGCGCGTGCATGCCGTGCTGAAACGCGAGGGCACACGCGTGGGCCGCAAGCGGGTCGAGCGCCTGATGCGCGAGGCCGACCTGGCGGGCATCAGCCCGCGCCGCACAGGCTTCACGCGCCGGGATCCGAAGGCCACACTCGCCCCGGACCTGGTCAACCGGGACTTCACCGCACCGGCGCCGAACCGGCTGTGGGTCACCGACCTGACGATGATCTCGACCGGCGAGGGCCCGCTGTGGCTGTCGGCGATCCGGGACGCGTTCTCCCGCCGGGTGGTGGCCTGGGAGACCTCCGCCCGCGCGGACGCCGACCTGGTCCTGACCACGCTGGAGTACGCCCTCGCGTCCCGCGAGGTCGAGCCCGGCAAGCTCATCCACCATGCCGACCACGGCTGTCAGTACACATCCATCAAGCTCACAACTCGCCTGCTGCGGGCAGGAGTTGACGCGTCCATGGGCTCCGTCGGGGACAGCCACGACAACGCCCTCGCGGAGAACCTGTGGATGCTGATCAAGACCGAGTGCGTGCGCGGCCGCGTCTTCGCCACACGTGCCGAGGCGAACCTCGCGCTCTTCGAGTACACAGACGGCTTCTATAACTCCCGCCGCACCCAGGAACGACTCGGCTTCCCAGCCCGATCGAATTCGAGGAGAAGTACTACGCCGAGCAGGCAACGGCCGAACGAGCGAACCTGAAACCCCGTCAACCCCTCCTGACCAGCTGATCAGCGCCTCCCGAACGACGGGGGAACCTCACACCGCCCCATCAGCCTTCTCCTGGCTGCATGATCAACGACTTTGCCAGAGCCCTGGGCCACCAACTCACCCAGGAACTGCTCCGGAACACCACAGAATGCAGGATGGGGCATAGCTACACGGGCCTGGCGGATCATCACACTCAGGACAACTCCCGTGACCCTCTCCATGTCCCCACACGTGACCAAGATCATCAATCGCGGGTCAACCCGTAAGAGGATGACCTCTGACATCAAACTTCTTCATACGGGACATCTCCCTATTACGAAGGGAAGCGCACTGCCCCCTTCTACTGGTCTGGAGCTGTTCCATGACGATGTCCCCCTCCAAAAAATCTCAACAGGAGCCCCGGACGAGTGGGGGCAGCCAGAGGAGCAGTGGTGAGAAGAAGAAAGAGCGGCGGCGTCCTTCTCTGAGCGATGCCCAGAAGGCCCAAGTCGTTCGCGCTGTCGTCGCGGCGCAGTATCCGATGGGGGTATCCGGGGGCCCGGAGGGGCCGGGTGTGTGGCGGGGGTTTGCGGGGGTGGTGTCTGGGGGGTTTGGGGGGCTGGACCAGGAGTGCCGCGATCGGATGTGGGGGGACATGGGGCGGGCGTTGCTGGGGGGGAAGTCGGTGGTGCCGAAGAGGGTGCTGCCGCGGGAGGGCGTGTCCCGGCTGGTCAAGGGGGTGAGGAAGGCACCCGAGATGGGTGAGACGCTGGCCCGCGAGGCGGGGCCGGAGGGTGGTGGTTTGCGTATCGGTCTCGGTGGGGCCGCCGGGCGCCCCGAACTCACTGTGGAGGATCCGGGGGATTCGCCTGAGGGCCGTCGTAAGGAGGCTGCGGGGTATCTGTGGCGGGCTCTGGGGGAGGTCGATGCAGGTGTCCCGGCCAGCGTGCTGTCCTACGATCCCAGTTTTGGCGGTGTTGGGCGGATGGCGGTGGCAGTCGGGCCGATCGAATCCGCGCGGTATGTGGTGGTCCTGGTGCCTGGTATGGGCAGTGCCCCGGAGAACTTCCATGAGCTGGTGCGCAGTGCCTGCAACGTCCGCCGGGCCTGCCTGAAAGAAATCCAGGTCGAGGACACGGGCGCAGGCAAGGTGCCGGTCGCGGTCGTGGCATGGCAGGGATATAAGGCTCCCCGAAACCTGTGGGCGGTAAAGGGCGAGGTCAGCAACGAAGCCTTGGCCCAGGCGGGGTCACAGCTTTTGAACCTCGATCTCGCCCAGTGGCGTGCCCTGTGGCGGGGGGATGCCGCTGTCAGGGCGGGGAAGGGGCTGCCGGAGCAGCCGGTGATCACTGTGGTCGGTTACAGCTACGGCAGTGTTGTTGCCGGTCACGCCATGATGAAACCCGTCCCTGGCGGCACCAGTGTCACTGCCGCCGCGCGGGCCGCTGTCACTGGCGCGGTGAAAGGCGCTGGAGCCGAGGCCGTCGGCTACAGCGTTGTGGGCCCTGCCGCCAAGTCGTGGCAGGCGGGCGGCGGGGCGGCCGAGATCGCAGTCGAGGCTGCGAAATCCGCTGCGAGAGTCGGGACGACAGCCGCCGACATCGCGGCGGGCGGTGGCGTCGGCACTGCAATGGATGCTGCGAAGACCATCGGGGCCCGCACTCTCGCCGCCGCACACGAGGCCTACTATCGGCAGCCGGTGGGCGGGGGGAATGCGGACTACCTGGTCCTCTTGGGCAGTCCCGGCACCGGCCGCCGCGCCCGGCATCTCAATATCCCCGCCTCCCATATCTACACCGGTGCCAACAAGGAGGACATCGTCAGCAAACTCAACTGGTTCAGCATCGACCCCACCCACATGAAGTACGGCGATGTCACCCGCATCAGGACCGAGGACGAAGACTTCCCGGTCACCGGCCCCGTCGCACCCCACACCGCTTACTACACCCCTGGCAGCGAGTCCCTACGCAACATCGCCCGCATCGCCCTCGGCACACCCGAAAAGGTGACCACCAAGCCCCAGCGCTCAGGCTTCGTCCTCGAAGGGCACCGGAGCCTGCTCGGGCGCTTGTTCACCAGCCCGTCCGACACGCCCCGCCCCGGACAGCCCCCCACCACCACACGCCGGGTCGGTACTGGCTACCTCAAAGCTGACACCGTCAACGGCGCCCCCGCCCTTGTCCGCAGTAACAAATCCCATCCCCGTTACAGCGGCATGCGCTCCAGCGGCGCCGACGGCATCCACCACACTCTGGGCGGGGCCTCCTTCTTCACCCCCGACTGGATGGACATCACCTTCCACAACGGTGTCCCCCGCATCACCACCGCTTCCCCCCTCCCCGAAGGCTACCTCTCCGACCTGGTGTGCGTTACCACCATCAGCCCCGGCCACACCACCACAGTCTCCACGGAACACTTCACCGACGACCCCGAACGCGACCACACCGTGTACCTCCCCCTGGACCTCACTCCCCATACCCTCACCGTTATCTCACCCATCAGCAACCAGCACCAGAACCTCTGGAAAACCCCCGGCCTCCTCAATATCCCTGACATCATCAAAACCCTCGTCAAGAACGCCGTTCCCGCCCTGCCCGACCTCACCCCGCTCAGCATCCCCGGCAGCGCCGACATCTTTCCCCTCACCGGATTCGCCGCCCCCCTCCTCCTGACCCAGCAGCAGCTAGAGGCAGCAGAAAAGGTCCTGAGAGTACTGGAGCCGGCCCTGGTCCAGGCCCCGTCCGGAACGGAACTCGCAGAACCACAGGAAACCTTCATCAACATCCGCGAACTGGTCAGAATAATAGAAAAGGCGACCGGGAAAGAAAAGGAGGGACTCGTCCAGGGACTGATGATGGGGGAAGGCATCGGCCTGGCCAGAATCATAGAAAAAGCAGCTGGGACAGAGAAGAAGGAATTCACCCAGAGGCCGGCCGCAGGAATGGAAACTGCCCCCGCCCGGCCGTACCAGGGCGAGAGGATCTCACTCAACGGAACATCCTACCTGGACCTCCCCGACACCGTCAGCCTCGCAACAGAATTCAGCGGAAAGATACTCCAAATCACCGGCCAGCCCGACACACACGACACAACAATAGAATACAACATCACACTCAACTGGCACCACCACGGCACATACCACCTCGGCACCATACCCGCCGACGGACAACCCCACACCATCAACCTCCACGCCCAGACACACGCCACATTCTACGAAATCATGCAACCCACCACAGGAGACATCGAAGTCACCCCTACCCTCAGCGTAGAAGATATACGACCCAGTCTTGCCAGTCTTACGCGCACCGCATTTTTCACCGCCACCCCTGAAAGCCTTGGCGAAGTCTCAAATAAAACCAGCGGAACTATTGAATACGTCGCCCTCGCCGAACGTGGAAGCGCGGCGGCTCTCCGTCTTCATCGCACACATTCGCTTCTCTCGGAGTTCCTCATCGAAAGCATATTGGGTGCCCACACCTCTGCATACTGGAATGTCGACAAGGACGGATATATAACACTAGGAGAGAAATCCAAGGCAACGCAGTTCCTTGTGAGGGCCTTCGAAAATTCTAAATTCAGCGGCGATCAAGCCCTCGCTTCAGGTAAGCAATTTGAACTGGTAGACTTAAGTGAAAGGAAAGTCGTCACCCATTCGGGCTCTTGGCTTAAAATGGGACCAGTCATCAATACGCCGTCCTTGTTTTTTAAAGCGCGACTTATCATGCCTATGATGGGCATCAGCTTCACGGGAATCACCGTCCCCGTTGCCATGACAGACGCCCCTGCGGGCACCACGGTACACATCCCCCGCAAGGGAAATACGGTCACTGTCACCATTCCCCCTTCGCCTGACCAGAAGCAATATCAGATAATGGTGAGATATAGGCCATACGATGATCGCAGCAAAAGAGTCGAACCGGACCGCTACGAGCTAAACCAAGAATTAAAGTACGTCAAGAGCGGGAGCAGTGAAACGCTCACTTTGAGCGACGTGCGGAATAATGATGAGTCATTCGATGAGGGGTCATCTTTTTCCCTCTATAGCCCTGATATGGTCGCCACCGATAAGTACTGGAAGCTCAAGCGCCAAGTCCGGGAACAGAGGACACGTATTTCGAGTGTTCCTGAAGTTACCCGCAGTGGCCCCATCAATTGGGTATACCTCGCTCACGCCAGAGCCGTTGACTGGAATGCACGGCCAAGCGCGGAAGCGACTGCATCTAGGGAAAAATATCGTCAGTGGAAACGGGACCTCTTCTATAAGCTGCAGACCACATTCGTCGGATGGTCCGATGAGAATGTAGCACACGGTGGCGGACTAGAAATCGAGGCTAGGCGGGGCGCGGGTGTGGCCTTTGCATTGAATGATCCGCCTACGTCCTTCATTTACCTCCCTCCGTACGGAGAATTCAAAAAGGAGGCGGGAGGATCGGCACAGGTAAAGTGCCCTCCACCTCTCTCAGAGGCGGGTGACCGCCTGCCTATCCTGGCAATTTTCCAACGAGACCCTGATGCCACCACCTCCCTGATAGACGTCATCTCAATGGATGACAAATGGCACCAGCTGTCGATTGACCTAGATCGCGTCGCACAAAAATCGGCAACCATCATCAGCGCCATCGTGACCACCCAGTCCGAAAAAAGCAGCTTGCCTGGCGGCGTGAAAGGCAAACGACTCGAGCCGTACCCGTCCCTTGCCGACCTTCCGGAAAGGCCGAGGAGCAAGCGGGCGGCTGTACGAGAAGCCGCATCAGACAAGTATTTTGAGGACCTGAAGAAGGATTTTCCTGAGCTGGATGAGGCGACTCTGGACTATAGAGGCATCGCACGGTCCGCAGATCCGATCCTGGGCCTAATCAAGAGTCAGTTGACCATTCCTCCTGTAACAGTGGAGGGCCCGGCACTGCCGCAGGATCATAGAGAGTTGCTGACTGCCGCGAAAGACGCGCAGGCTGCAGCGAACAAATTGCGGGTCGCATTGGAAGACCTTGATGAAGCGGTCCGGCGGTTCGCCCCGTTTTACGCCCAGACAGTGGAAGGCCCACCCAGCCGCGAACGCCTGAGCTCCAAGGAGCGGATTCAACTTAAAGATGAAATCATGAGGTTCGCGGAGAGGTACCGCAATAGTCCGGTGCCTGATGAAGTACGCAAAGGATTCGGCCGTTGGGGTACGAGCCAGGATAGGCACTGGGAGGCGGCGAAAAGGCGCTACGCGGAAACCAAGCCCATTGCCGACAGAGAGTTTCGATCCTCAGAGCACTTGCGGAAGAGAGTCCGCGACGCGCAGGCTGCGCTTGGCGGCGTGCCCGAGGTGATGCCACAACCCGCCCCTACGGGGCCGGGGATGAACACCTTCTTCAGTCTCACATTTACTTTGCTGAGCGGGGCGAACCTTCTGCTCTCCGTATACGGCAACATCCTTCTCCCCGCGGGTACGGGAGATTTCAGAGTACAAGGAGAATGGGGAGACGAAGTGGTAGCGGCGCTTTCGAGCGTTGCAGTCGCTGTTCCGTTCGTCCAGAACGTCCAAGAATTATTTGGAGATGAATTTAAGGCAGAGTTCACTGGAAAACTCGCTCCATTCATATCGGCGGTGGCAAATGCGGCTTCGCTCTTGAATAACGTAATCAAGGGCGACTGGAAGGCTGCGGGCTTCGACATCATGGGCCTCATAGCTGACGTCGCCGGGATCGTAGGTTTGTTCTCTTCCACCTTGGCAGCCGTTGCTGGCCCCGTAGGCGTAGCGATGGCCTTGCCGGGGGTCGCCGACATGCTTTACCAATGGGGAAAGCGAGCTCAGGTGCCGTCTCAGTTCGTATCGAATCTCGGCGAAAAGCTTACGGAGATCCACCGCAAGGCGCTCGGGGATGAGCGGGTCACCTATCATCAAAAACAGTATAAAGCGGGAACTTCTTCCACTGAAATCGCAAGGCTATGGCACACAACGGCCGAAGCTGTGAGTTCGGGTGTCATTGTCCAAGGCTTGCTCAAAATGGACCTTCCGGCTATAATCCCCAAGGAGTTGAGTCAGTACAGCAAAGATGAAATCAGTGCCGACCTCTTGAAGGCGGTTCCGTTTGAACATTCGGATCCGTTCGTAACGACTCGGAACCCTTCGGACGAGCTAGTCAATGACCTCTACAAAGAGCTTACGGCGTACTGTATAAAGAAGATGAAAGCTGCCACAGCCAGCGAACGGGCCCGCCTGAAAGCATCCGACTTCTCATTGAGCGAATGGCTTCTGACGGACAAAGGGGTGCAGTGGAAAGTGCGCTACGAGAACTACCGGAAGCGCGAAGTCCCAACGGACTGACCCTCGATCCACCGCGTGGTGATGGACCTGTGGATGACGGAGCGCGGAGAAGGGCGCTATCGGGTTGTTGTGGGTGGCGTGAGGTGATCTTGATGTTGGGTCGTTGTGGGAGGGGTCGGTCGTGGGGTCCGAGGGGGCGTCGTCGTACAAGGGGTACTGCTTCCCGGCCGAGGTGATCGCTCACGCGGTGTGGCGGCCTCCGATTCGAAGGGGATGTAGCCGACTTCGTCCACCACGATGAGCGGGTAGCGTGCGAGGCGGGTGAGTTCGGCGGCGAGGTTGCCGGCCTGGTGGGCGGCGGCGAGGTGGTCGACCCATTCCGCGGCGGTGGCGAAGGCGACGCGGTGGCCGGCCTGGCAGGCCCGGACGCCCAGGCCGATGGCCAGGTGGGTCTTGCCCGTGCCCGGCGGGCCCAGGAAGACGACGTTCTCCTTGCCTGCGATGAAGTCCAAGGTTCCCAGGTGGGAGAGTTGTTCGCGCGTCAGGCCGCGCAGATAGGCGACGTCGAGTTCTTCGATCGTCTTGTCCGCGGGGAAGCGGGCGGCGCGGACTCGTGCTTCACCGCCGTGGGATTCGCGGGCGGCGACCTCGCGTTGGAGGCAGGCGACGAGGTATTCCGGGTGGGTCCAGGACTCCTTGCGGGCCCGTTCGGCCAGGCGGTCGGCGGCGGCCAGCAGGGCCGGGGCTTTGAGGGCCCGGGCGAGGAAAGCTAGGTCGGAGGTGGTCTGCTGGCTGGTGCGACGGCCGGCGGCCGCGGGCCCGGCTGCGGGCTGGGTCAACATTGACTCGCCGCCTGCGGTGGGAGTGCGGGACATCAGCCGGCCTCCTTGTTGACGCCGCCGTCGATGACGGTGAACAGCCGGTCATAGGCGCCCAGTTCTCTCTGTTCGACCTCGACCAGCGGGCCGGATCCGGTGCCGACGGCCTGGATCTGGCCCGTCGGACGACACCGTGCTTGATGCCGCATCATCGCTGAGGTCTCGGCGTGTTCGGGATCGGTGAGGGTCTGGTGGCGGGCCCAGCAGCGAACGTGCCGGGCGACGATCTCTCCGCCGGTGGTTAGGACGATGACCTCGTCGTTGTCGGTGAGCACGGTGACGTGGTGGCCGATGGCGGCGGGGTCGACGGAGTAGTCGCAGGTGTCGACGCGGACGTAGTGGTCCCGGCCGAGCCGGGTGGCAAACCGCCACCAGGTCGGCGGATCCACCGCCGGCAGGGTGAGCATCTGGGCCCGGTCCGCCTCCCACCGATCGACCGGACGGGCTCCGAGGGTTCGGTGGACGCGCCGGTTGGCGACCTTGAGCCAGGCGTCGAGTTGGGTGTTGAAGTCGTCCGGGCCGCTGAAGTGACGGCCGGGCAGGAACGAGGTCTCCAGATAGCCGTTGGCCCGCTCCACCAGCCCTTTCGCCTCGGGATCCCGTGGTCGGCAGAGGTAGATCTTGGTGGCGAGCAGGCCCGCGAACGCGGCGAATTCGCTGGTGGGGCGTCCGCGGCCGACGCCGGCCTCGTTGTCCCAGACCAGCGTCTTGGGGACGGCCTGCCATTGCGACAGCAGGTGCCAGTGACCGTGGATCAGGTCGCCGGTCCTTCGCGAGGGCAGCATCCGCGCGGCGATCACGCGTGAATACCCCGACACCATCACCAGCACCGGAGGCCGGCCGGTCTGGCCATAGCCCAGCGGGATCTGCGCTTCGGGGAACCACAGGTCGCACTGGGCCAGTTCACCGGGCCGATAGGTCGTGCGGGAGACCGGATCGACGGGAACGTAGGCCGGTCGCAGTTCGCGGATCCGGTCCTTAAGGATCGTCATTCCCCGCTCCCAACCGATCCGCTCGGCGATCACGGTCGCGGGCATCGTCGGTGTCTCCCGCAACAGCTCACGGATCTGCACCTCGACCGCGTCCACCACCGAACCCTTCGGCGGTCGCTCATACTTCGGCGGCCGGTCGCTGGCCAGGGCCCGCTTGACCGTGTTCTTCGAGATGCCCAGGTGTCGCGCGATCGCCCGGATCGGCATCTGCTCGGCCCGGTGCAGGCGACGGATCTCTGCCCAGTCCTCCACGAGGATCACCCTTCCTCCTGCCCTTGATCACCAAGGCCAGGATCAGACGAAGATCACCAAGTGGGTCAGTTTTGATGTGCCGTCAGAGGGTCCGAGTTCGACCGTCGCCGAGACTCGAGACCGAGCCACTCCGTCTTCTCTTCCGGCAGTCGATCGAAGCCGCCTTCTGCGATTACTGACGGGATCGAAAATATCCGCCTCGCGGTCTGTAGAAGATCGCGAAGTTTGCTTTCGGCTGACTATCGGCGCTCTGCAGTCACAGGTGAATGGTGCCGCGCAGGCATGTGATGCTGTTGCCGCCGATCCAGACTTCTTCGCCGTGTGCCTCCACGGTGAGTACGCCCTGCCGCCCCAGGCGGGTGCCTTGACCTACTTTGTAGGAGCGTGGGGCGGTGCCGTTGCCGATGAGCCACTGGGCGATGCTCGCGTTGAGGCTTCCGGTGACCGGGTCCTCGCGCACGCCGGCTGGTGCGCCGAAGGCGCGGACTTCGAAGCACAGTTGTGAGCCTTCGGGGTAGGCGCCGACGACGCCGAGCATGAGGTCGTTCATGTGCCGGGCGTCCGGTCTCAGGGCCAAGACCTCCTCGGCGGAGGAGAGCTGGACCGCTGCCCAGCCGGGGCCGTTGTCTACCCACTGGTGCGCGGTGATCTGCTCGCGGCTGATGCGCAGGCCCCGGGCGATACGGTCGAGGTGCGAGGGGTCCAACGGGCCGACCTGCCGGGGATCCGGGGCGCGGAAACTCAGGCTGGTGCCGGACCGCCGCACGTCCACCAGCCCGAGACGGCACTCCTGGGTGAGTTTCCCGGGTGATTTCGGGACGCCACCGGCTTCGAGCCATGCGTGGGCGGAGCCGAGGGTGGGGTGGCCTGCGAACGGGATCTCCCCACCCGGGGTGAAGATGCGCAGTGCGTAGTCCGCTTCGCCGGATTCCGGCGGGACGACGAAGGTTGTTTCGGAGAGGTTGGTCCATGTCGCGAGCCGGGCCATGTCCTCGTCGGACAGTCCGTCGCCGTTGAGGACGACCGCCACGGGATTGCCGAGGTAGGGCGTTTCGGCGAACACATCGACCTGGGCGAAGGATCGCATGCGCCGCTCGGGGGCGGGCTGCGGTGTCATTCGCCCTCCACCAGGATCAGGTCCATGTGGGTGTCCCCGCGGAGCGGGAGGATGGCGCGGTACTCGGGCGAGGAGTACCAGCGACGGGCGTGGTCGGCTGTCGGGAACACCATCACTGAGAGGTGTGTGGGCTTCCAGTTGCCTTCCAGAGTCTCGAACCGGCCGCCACGGATCATGAATCCGCCGCCGTACAGTGCGAGTGTCTGGAGCACTTTCGCGCGGTACTCCGCCATGCGCTGCTGGTCACCTATGACTCCGACGTTGCCGATCAATAGTGCTGTCATGCGAGGGGCTCCGCTCCCGCTGCTTCCGGTGTGTCTTGCTGGTTCTCGTGGGTTGTGGAGAGGTCAGCCGGTGAAGTCGGTCATGGTGCCGATGCCGAGGCGTTGGGCGGATTGAACAATGGCGAATCCGGATGCGACGTCCTGTGCCGCCATTCCCAGCGATTTGTAGAGTGTGCGTTCGGAGGTGCCGGAACGGCCGGGGTGCC
Proteins encoded in this window:
- the istA gene encoding IS21 family transposase, whose protein sequence is MILVEDWAEIRRLHRAEQMPIRAIARHLGISKNTVKRALASDRPPKYERPPKGSVVDAVEVQIRELLRETPTMPATVIAERIGWERGMTILKDRIRELRPAYVPVDPVSRTTYRPGELAQCDLWFPEAQIPLGYGQTGRPPVLVMVSGYSRVIAARMLPSRRTGDLIHGHWHLLSQWQAVPKTLVWDNEAGVGRGRPTSEFAAFAGLLATKIYLCRPRDPEAKGLVERANGYLETSFLPGRHFSGPDDFNTQLDAWLKVANRRVHRTLGARPVDRWEADRAQMLTLPAVDPPTWWRFATRLGRDHYVRVDTCDYSVDPAAIGHHVTVLTDNDEVIVLTTGGEIVARHVRCWARHQTLTDPEHAETSAMMRHQARCRPTGQIQAVGTGSGPLVEVEQRELGAYDRLFTVIDGGVNKEAG
- a CDS encoding alpha/beta hydrolase, which translates into the protein MTMSPSKKSQQEPRTSGGSQRSSGEKKKERRRPSLSDAQKAQVVRAVVAAQYPMGVSGGPEGPGVWRGFAGVVSGGFGGLDQECRDRMWGDMGRALLGGKSVVPKRVLPREGVSRLVKGVRKAPEMGETLAREAGPEGGGLRIGLGGAAGRPELTVEDPGDSPEGRRKEAAGYLWRALGEVDAGVPASVLSYDPSFGGVGRMAVAVGPIESARYVVVLVPGMGSAPENFHELVRSACNVRRACLKEIQVEDTGAGKVPVAVVAWQGYKAPRNLWAVKGEVSNEALAQAGSQLLNLDLAQWRALWRGDAAVRAGKGLPEQPVITVVGYSYGSVVAGHAMMKPVPGGTSVTAAARAAVTGAVKGAGAEAVGYSVVGPAAKSWQAGGGAAEIAVEAAKSAARVGTTAADIAAGGGVGTAMDAAKTIGARTLAAAHEAYYRQPVGGGNADYLVLLGSPGTGRRARHLNIPASHIYTGANKEDIVSKLNWFSIDPTHMKYGDVTRIRTEDEDFPVTGPVAPHTAYYTPGSESLRNIARIALGTPEKVTTKPQRSGFVLEGHRSLLGRLFTSPSDTPRPGQPPTTTRRVGTGYLKADTVNGAPALVRSNKSHPRYSGMRSSGADGIHHTLGGASFFTPDWMDITFHNGVPRITTASPLPEGYLSDLVCVTTISPGHTTTVSTEHFTDDPERDHTVYLPLDLTPHTLTVISPISNQHQNLWKTPGLLNIPDIIKTLVKNAVPALPDLTPLSIPGSADIFPLTGFAAPLLLTQQQLEAAEKVLRVLEPALVQAPSGTELAEPQETFINIRELVRIIEKATGKEKEGLVQGLMMGEGIGLARIIEKAAGTEKKEFTQRPAAGMETAPARPYQGERISLNGTSYLDLPDTVSLATEFSGKILQITGQPDTHDTTIEYNITLNWHHHGTYHLGTIPADGQPHTINLHAQTHATFYEIMQPTTGDIEVTPTLSVEDIRPSLASLTRTAFFTATPESLGEVSNKTSGTIEYVALAERGSAAALRLHRTHSLLSEFLIESILGAHTSAYWNVDKDGYITLGEKSKATQFLVRAFENSKFSGDQALASGKQFELVDLSERKVVTHSGSWLKMGPVINTPSLFFKARLIMPMMGISFTGITVPVAMTDAPAGTTVHIPRKGNTVTVTIPPSPDQKQYQIMVRYRPYDDRSKRVEPDRYELNQELKYVKSGSSETLTLSDVRNNDESFDEGSSFSLYSPDMVATDKYWKLKRQVREQRTRISSVPEVTRSGPINWVYLAHARAVDWNARPSAEATASREKYRQWKRDLFYKLQTTFVGWSDENVAHGGGLEIEARRGAGVAFALNDPPTSFIYLPPYGEFKKEAGGSAQVKCPPPLSEAGDRLPILAIFQRDPDATTSLIDVISMDDKWHQLSIDLDRVAQKSATIISAIVTTQSEKSSLPGGVKGKRLEPYPSLADLPERPRSKRAAVREAASDKYFEDLKKDFPELDEATLDYRGIARSADPILGLIKSQLTIPPVTVEGPALPQDHRELLTAAKDAQAAANKLRVALEDLDEAVRRFAPFYAQTVEGPPSRERLSSKERIQLKDEIMRFAERYRNSPVPDEVRKGFGRWGTSQDRHWEAAKRRYAETKPIADREFRSSEHLRKRVRDAQAALGGVPEVMPQPAPTGPGMNTFFSLTFTLLSGANLLLSVYGNILLPAGTGDFRVQGEWGDEVVAALSSVAVAVPFVQNVQELFGDEFKAEFTGKLAPFISAVANAASLLNNVIKGDWKAAGFDIMGLIADVAGIVGLFSSTLAAVAGPVGVAMALPGVADMLYQWGKRAQVPSQFVSNLGEKLTEIHRKALGDERVTYHQKQYKAGTSSTEIARLWHTTAEAVSSGVIVQGLLKMDLPAIIPKELSQYSKDEISADLLKAVPFEHSDPFVTTRNPSDELVNDLYKELTAYCIKKMKAATASERARLKASDFSLSEWLLTDKGVQWKVRYENYRKREVPTD
- a CDS encoding transposase, with amino-acid sequence MAAPRKYSLELRERAVWMYRTSDPKPQIKRLAIELGVHPEALRGWIRQAEADAGERDDRLTSDERVELAALRKENAQLKRANEVLRTASAFFAAQLDPTRPR
- a CDS encoding IS3 family transposase, giving the protein MTGLLDEHPDLGVECVLRELHIASSTYYRWRRAEKQPCERRRRDVELTERIKEIHTESGGIYGSPRVHAVLKREGTRVGRKRVERLMREADLAGISPRRTGFTRRDPKATLAPDLVNRDFTAPAPNRLWVTDLTMISTGEGPLWLSAIRDAFSRRVVAWETSARADADLVLTTLEYALASREVEPGKLIHHADHGCQYTSIKLTTRLLRAGVDASMGSVGDSHDNALAENLWMLIKTECVRGRVFATRAEANLALFEYTDGFYNSRRTQERLGFPARSNSRRSTTPSRQRPNERT
- a CDS encoding PhzF family phenazine biosynthesis protein produces the protein MTPQPAPERRMRSFAQVDVFAETPYLGNPVAVVLNGDGLSDEDMARLATWTNLSETTFVVPPESGEADYALRIFTPGGEIPFAGHPTLGSAHAWLEAGGVPKSPGKLTQECRLGLVDVRRSGTSLSFRAPDPRQVGPLDPSHLDRIARGLRISREQITAHQWVDNGPGWAAVQLSSAEEVLALRPDARHMNDLMLGVVGAYPEGSQLCFEVRAFGAPAGVREDPVTGSLNASIAQWLIGNGTAPRSYKVGQGTRLGRQGVLTVEAHGEEVWIGGNSITCLRGTIHL